The Agrobacterium larrymoorei sequence AAAGAATTTTCGCGCTCGATGGTCCACCAGCCACGGGTGTGCCGGTGCCGGGCGCAAAGGCCGGATCGAGGCAATCGATATCGAAAGTCAGATAGGCCGGGAGACCGCCCGTATGCTTGACGATCAGCGAGGCGATGTCGCTGGCGCGCATCTCTTCGACCTCGTAGCCATAAAGGATCTTGATGCCGCAATCTTCCGGCGCATGCGTGCGAATGCCGATCTGGATCGAACGATCCGGATCGATCAGCCCATCACGCACGGCGCGCACGACGAAGGAGCCATGATCGATGCGCTTACCATCATCGAACCACGTGTCTTGATGTGCATCGAACTGCACCAGCGCCAAAGGACCGTGTTTCGCCACATGCGCTTTCAGAAGTGGCCAAGTGATGAAGTGATCGCCACCGAGCGTCAGGAGATAATCGCTGTCGGCGATGATCTTGCGCGCCTCCTGTTCGATGGTCTCCGGCGTCTGCCAATGATTGCCGTAGTCGAGCAAGCAATCGCCGTAGTCGATCGTCGGCATGGTCTCGAAAAGATCGCGGCCAAACGGATACTGTGGATCGTTGTCGAAAATGGCCGAGGCGCGACGGATCGCCTGAGGCCCGAAACGAGCGCCAGGGCGATTGGATGTGGCCGCATCGAAGGGAACGCCCCAGACCACGGTCGAAGCGTCTTCCAGGTTCTTGCTATATCGACGACGCATGAAGGAGAGCACGCCCGCATGTGTCGGATCGCTGGCCGCCGAGGTAAGAGACGGTGCAGTGAAGGCGTGATCGATCGTCTTTTTAGCCATTGCTCATCTTTCCGTGAAAATCTCGAGAATAGTCAATATCGCATTAAACTGTTCGGGATAAGGTGGCCTCGTGGTAAACACCTCGTAAAGAATAAATCGGAAAGTATATCTGGCAGCTTGGCCGTGGTGTTCGGGTCCTTCCGTCTCCGGCATTTCCAGTACAGCCATGCATATTGGCCGATCATCCCGGCGCGCCGGGGATGATCGGAACTGCGCATGGCTCTGTGGCAGCCGGGTTTGGAAGCCTAGCTATAAGCAACGTTACATGTGGTTTTTATGAACTATCGACCCGAAATTGACGGTTTGCGCGCCCTGGGATTACTGGCCGTCATTTTTGCCCATGCCGGATTTGCCGCCTTTGATGGCGGCTATATCGGTGTTGATATCTTCTTCGTCATCAGCGGCTATCTGATCACCAAGGTAATCCTGCACGAATATGCGGAAGGGCGTTTTTCGATAGGTCGTTTCTATGCGCGCCGGGTGCGCCGCATTCTTCCTGCACTCTTCTTCGTCCTGCTCTGTACTATACCCTTTGCGTGGATGTGGCTGCTGCCGGACGCCTATGAGCAGTTTTCCAAGAGCCTGATGGCGGCAACGCTCTCGCTTTCCAACATCTACTTCCTGCGAAATACCGGCTACTTTTCTCCAGAGACGGCAGAAGTCCCGCTGATCCACACATGGAGCCTCGGTCTTGAGGAGCAGTTCTACCTGCTTTTTCCGCTGCTCTTTCTGTTCCGGCTGAAGGTCAGGACGATCTTCTCGGTCGTCCTCGCTCTCGCGCTAGGCAGCCTGTTGTTGAGCGAAGCCGGTGCGCGCTTTTTTCCTGTCGCCAATTACTATCTGTTGCCAACACGCGTTTGGGAAATTCTCCTCGGCTCCGTCTGTGCATTCCATGTCTTTGGCAAAGACCGGCGGACAAGCGATGTTATCGCGGCGGCTGGGCTGCTGCTGGTGATTCTGTCGATCTTTCTGTTCGACTCTTCGCTCAACATTCCCTCGCTGGTGGCTCTGCTCCCGACCGGCGGCACAGCTCTTGTTCTCCTCTTTGCCTCGCAGACCAGCATTGTTGGACGCATCCTTGCCTTTTCCCCCTTGGTTTGGCTTGGTCGGATCAGTTTCAGTGCCTATCTCTGGCATCAACCCGTCTTTGCTCTCTGGCGCATCCGCAGCCCCGAACCGCCATCGACGATCGTCATGTGCGGATTAATCGGTCTCGTTCTGCTGCTCTCGGCTTTGAGCTGGTACTTCGTCGAACAGCCATGTCGCGGGCACCGCGTTCGCTTTGCCAAAATTGCTTGGACGGCTTGCGCACTTGCTGTCGGGCTGGTTGGTTTTGGCGCTTGGGGCGACGTGAAAGAGGGGCTGCCATCCAGGCTTCCGAGCAATGTAAGGGAGTTTGTCGGGCGCACCACATGGAACGACAACTGTCTCTTCCAGAAGGAAGACGGGCTTCCGGCGCTTCCCAGTATGGAATGCATGTTCAATATTAGCAGCGGCCGGACGATTGCGGTCTGGGGCGATTCCATCGGAGCGTCGATTTCTCCGGCCTTGCAGGAGGAATTCAAGCGCCGGAACATCGGTCTGGTACAACTCACCCATGGCTTCTGCGCACCGATCCTTGGGGTCTCCGTCGCAAGAGACGAGGGTGCTGCCAATTGCGAGGAATTCAACAGGCGCGCATTGGATTATCTTGCTGCCAGCAATGTCGAAACTGTTATTCTGTCGGCCTCCTGGAGCAGTTTCCTGGCTGCGCCTTACATGCAGATCGACAGCGTAGAATACCCAAATGAGGCGATCCCGCTTCAAGCCGTTTCGGACAATCTTCGTGAGACGGTTCAGCGGCTGGAGGCGACCGGCAAACAAGTCGTGGTCATTTATCCGGGCCCGCGCTTCGAAAAGCCGCTGGTGGACGTAATGGCCCTGCGTATGCTGCAAGGCGATCCTGCGCCGAGCTTTGAGCTTTCGAAAGCAGATCTTGAGGTGAATACCAGTCGCGCCTATCAGGTCCTGAATTCAGGTCTGCCTGAGGACGTCAGCAAGGTGCTGCCGGAGCAACTTTTCTGCGATCCTACGTCAAAGGGAGGATGCTACTTCGGCTTGGAGGGCGTTGCCTATATTGCCGATCGCGGGCACTATACCAGGGCCGGGGCCGAACGAATTGCCGCCGCGGTTGCGGATGAGCTTTTCGGTGCTGACGGAATAACGGGATCCATACCCTTGCCGCTCAACTGAGCATGTCTGGTAAACTGTGAAGCGGTTCTGCGATACGACACTTCGGTTCGCAGTCTCATCACTGCTAAGGGATCAATCCCAATAGAAAAAGGCGGAGCCGAGGCCCCGCCTTTTCGATATTGTGTATTCCAGAAGCGATTAGCGCTTGGAGAACTGGAAGCTACGGCGAGCCTTGGCCTTACCGTACTTCTTACGTTCAACAACGCGGCTGTCGCGGGTCAGGAAGCCACCCTTCTTCAGAACGGAGCGCAGGCCCGGTTCGAAGTAGGTGAGAGCCTTGGACAGGCCGTGACGAACGGCACCGGCCTGACCCGAGAGACCACCACCGGCAACAGTTGCAATGATGTCGAACTGACCTGTGCGTGCTGCTGCAACGATCGGCTGCTGCAGGATCATCTGCAGAACCGGACGTGCGAAGTAGGCAGTGAAGTCACGGCCGTTGATGATGATCTTGCCGGAACCAGCCTTGACCCATACGCGGGCTACGGCGTTCTTGCGCTTGCCGGTCGCGTAGGAGCGACCGAGAGTGTCAACCTTGCGGACGTGTACGGGAGCCGAAGCTTCCGATGCCGGGGCGAGGTCTTTCAGGGAGGAAAGATCGGCCATTATCAGGCGCTCCTTACGTTCTTCTTGTTCAGCGATGCAACGTCGAGAGCGACAGGCTGCTGTGCTTCGTGCGGGTGGTTCGAACCAGCGTAAACGCGAAGGTTCTTCATCTGGCGACGACCGAGCGGACCACGCGGGATCATGCGCTCGACGGCCTTTTCAACGACGCGCTCCGGGAAGCGACCTTCGATGATCTGGCGAGCCGTACGCTCCTTGATGCCACCCGGGTAACCGGTGTGCCAGTAGTACTTCTTGTCGGAATACTTCTTGCCGGTGAAGACAACCTTTTCCGCATTGATGATGATGACATTGTCGCCGTCATCGACGTGGGGGGTGTAGGTTGCCTTGTGCTTGCCGCGCAGGCGGGTAGCAACGAGGGTGGCGAGACGACCAACAACGAGGCCTTCGGCGTCGATGATGACCCACTTCTTCTCCACCTCAGCGGGCTTCTGAACGAAAGTAGACATTCTTTTCACTTTCTTTTGGACCCGTCATCCAGCTGTTGCCAGATCAGATGCGGGCGTTTCTTGTTGCTTGATTTTGGCCGCATTTGCGCGTGCCGGAAGACATGTATTCCATGAGAATTCAGTCTGGCGCGCTTATAAGCGGTGCGCTCCAAACCGTCAACAGGCGCGAAAACGCAAGCCCCAAAAATACAATAAGAAAATCATATAGTTATCAATGTGGTTTTATAATACCACATAAAATCATGCCGGTCTCAGCCTAACCGCATGATGAGAACGCCCGCTGCGATGATGCCGCCGGCGACGTAGCGCCAGATGCTGGCCTTCTCTTTCAGCAGGAAAACCGAGATCAGGATGGCGAAGAGAATGGAGGTTTCACGCAGTGCAGCGACGACCGCCACCGGCGCCTGTGTCATGGCCCACAGCGCAAGTCCGTAGGACAAGATCGAACCGCCGCCACCGGCAAGCCCCCGCCACCAATGGCGCTTCACATGCTGTACGACCGGGAGATAACCGCGTTGATAGAAGGCATAGGAGAAGAGGAGGACGGGCGGGAGGAGGGACATCCACAGCGTATAGGAAATGGCGTTGCCAGACGTGCGCGCACCAACACCATCCACAAAAGTATAGCCTGCGATGACCACGGCATTGGCGAGCGCCAGCAGGATGGCCTGTCGACCGCCACGGCGTGCTTCGAATGCGAGGGTTAGGATTCCCCCCGAAATGACAGCGATACCTGCGAAGGCCGCGGTACTCAGCCTTTCATCGAGAAACAGGCTGCTGCTCGCGGCCACGATCAACGGTGCAACGCCGCGCATGACGGGGTAGACGAGGCCAATATCGCCGACAGTGTAGGCTGCTGCGACCAGCCGGAAATAGGCGAACTGCAGGAAGGCTGACGCGAAAAGAAAGGGCAGGGCGACAAGCCCGGGAAGGGGTAGGAACGGCAGGAAGGGAACACAACAGATGGCTGCACCCGCAGCAATCAACGACGCATCCAGCGCTTTATCCGATCCGGATTTGACAAGGGCGTTCCACGAGGCATGCAGCAGGGCGCCCAGAAGAACGAGCAGCAGGACATTAAGGGACACGAGCGACTCACAAAGCGGCTGGATAAAATGCAAGTCTAAAGCATGTCACGCAAAAGTGTGCAGCGGTTTTGCGATCATGACATGCGAAGGGAAGGGTCATGTCACGCAAAAGTGTGCAGCGGTTTTGCGATCATGACATGCGAAGGGAAAGGGCATGTCACGCAAAAGTGTCGAGGGGCGGCGGCCAGGACATGCGTCAGGAAGACAGCTTGCTGTATCGTCCACAGCGCTATGATCATCACGCACCGGTGGTGCCGATTGAAGCCAAGTGCGGGGAGAGACGGAACATCCCATCGTCCTTATCTATTGCGCGATACGAATTGCAGTGATCTGATTTTGATCAATCTCCGCCGACGTAGGAGACCTCAATAATTGCAATCTGTGGATGTTTATCGCGCTAGATATCCTCGCGAGAAAATGCCGATTTTCCTAAAAATCCTACTTTTGTTGAAGCGCAAACGTTTCAGATTAGGATTTGTTATAAACACGACGTAAATTGCCAATGTAACTATAAGTAGTTACTAAAGTGATGGTGAACGAAGTTCGAACAAAGGCGGTACGATCAGGCATTTACTTTGTTGCCGCTTAAAAGGGCATTGGGTGATGCAAATTTACGCATCCTTTTTTGCGGCCAGGAATTGACCCTTTTGTCCATTACAATTCGAGTTATGGCTGGATCAGCCGCTAAAAGGAGGACGACAATCATGGATCATGACAATTACGCCGATGAGGACATCCGTCGCATTTTGACTGATACGAAAACCATCGCGCTGGTCGGCGCTTCGCCGAATTCCGCACGCCCCAGCCACGGCGTCATGTCGTTTCTTCTTTCGAAGGGTTACAAGGTTTTCCCGGTCAATCCGGGCCAGGAGGGTAAGGACATCCTTGGGCAAAAGGTCTATGCCAAGCTTGCCGATATTCCTGAGCCGGTAGACATGGTCGATGTTTTTCGCGCATCGGAATATCTGTCCAGCGTCATGGAAGAGGTGATCCACATGTCGCCGCGCCCGAAGGTTGTCTGGGCGCAACTGGGCGTGAAAGATCATGACGCGGCGGCAAAGGGGGAGCATTACGGCGTGGAAGTGATCATGGATCGCTGCCCGGCCATTGAGCATCCTCGTCTCAATATCGAACGATAGTTAGGATAAGTCGCACTTATCATTCGCCCTCGAAGCGATATGATCCTCTGTGCTCGTTTAAAAAAAACAGTCGGAGGGACACCATGTCAGACCATACGCCGGGCTTTTCCACCCTTGCCATTCACGCCGGTGCGCAGCCAGACCCGACCACTGGTGCGCGCGCCACGCCGATCTACCAGACGACCGCTTACGCGTTCCGTGATTCCGACCATGCGGCAGCGCTTTTCGGGCTGAAGGAATTCGGCAATATTTACACACGCATCATGAACCCAACGCAGGCGGTTCTGGAGGAGCGCGTTGCCGCCCTTGAGGGCGGAACCGCGGCGCTCGCCGTGGCGTCGGGTCACGCAGCACAGTTGCTGGTCTTTCACACGCTTCTGCAATCCGGAGACAACTTCGTGGCCGCCCGCCAGCTTTATGGCGGCTCGATCAACCAGTTCGGCCACTCCTTCCAGAACTTCGGCTGGCAGGTGCGCTGGGCGGATGCCGCCGATCCTGCGAACTTCGAAGCCCAGATCGACGAGCGGACGAAGGCAATCTTCATCGAAAGCCTCGCCAATCCGGGCGGCACATTTGTCGATATCGCGGCCATTGCAGAGGTAGCGCATAAGCATGGCTTACCGCTGATCGTCGACAATACGATGGCGAGCCCATACCTCATCCGGCCGATCGAACACGGTGCCGATATCGTCGTTCATTCGCTGACGAAGTTTCTCGGCGGCCATGGCAATTCCATGGGTGGCATCATCGTCGATGGTGGCACGTTCGACTGGTCCGCGTCGGACAAGTTTCCGGCCCTGTCGCAACCACGCCCGGAATATTCGGGCGTCGTCCTGCACCAGACCTTCGGCAACTTCGCCTTTGCCATTGCCACACGCGTTCTTGGGCTTCGCGATCTTGGCCCTTCGATTTCTCCCTTCAATGCCTTTTTGATCCTCACCGGCATCGAAACGCTGCCGCTGCGCGTCCAGCGCCATTCCGACAATGCGCTTGCGGTTGCCAGATGGCTGAAGGCACATTCGAAGATCGGTTGGGTGCATTATGCCGGGCTGGAAGAGAGCGATAATCACGCTTTGCAACAACGCTACTCGCCAAAAGGGGCTGGGTCCGTCTTCACCTTCGGCGTGAAAGGTGGCTACCAAGCGGGGAAATCGCTGGTGGAAGGATTGCAGCTCTTCTCGCATCTTGCCAATATCGGCGACACCCGCTCTCTCGTCATCCATCCTGCATCCACCACGCATGCTCAGCTGACGCCCGAGCAGCAGGTTGCCGCAGGTGCCGGTCCAGACGTGGTGCGTCTCTCTATCGGCATCGAGGATGTGAAGGACATCATCGCCGATCTGGAGCAGTCGCTGGCAAAAATCTGACGAGTCAAAGTAGCTGAGAAGCAACAATCTGAAAGGATAAGATCGCCGATGGCCCTCACACTCAATTTCCAGCCGGACGGCGATCTTTCCAACATCCAGCCGGAGGAGGGTGCTCCGGCGCCAGACCGGCTGATTGCGGGTGATCCGAAATTCACCAGTTGGAACCTGGAGGAGGCCGAGGGTGGCATCTATGCAGGCATCTGGCAGGCGACACCCGGCAAGTGGCGGGTGGAATATGACGAATGGGAGTACTTCAATATTCTCGAGGGCCACTCGATTTTGACGGAAGACGGAGGACAACCTGTTCATCTGAAAGCGGGCGATCGGCAGATTATCCGTCCTGGCTTCAAAGGCACTTGGGAAGTCGTGGAGACGACGCGAAAGGATTATGTGGTCCGGCTATAGATTAGCCACGGCCACAAGCATCGTCTCCCTTGCTCGTTACGAGATCGACTTGCTGAGCGCGGCGGCGGCGGCTTCATGCTCTGTGGCCATTGTGGCGTCCTCCGCGTTTACTGTCTGCACGCTCCGACGAGCGCCGATGCGACCCATGTAGCGCTGAAAAGCTGGGCGGGCTTCCACAAGGCCGAACATCGTCGTCCAGGTAAGCGCTATCCCCCACAGAAGATCGGCAGCCGTGAATCGTTCGCCAAGCAGATAGGGTTCCTTCTCCAGCTGCGCTTCCAGCATGTCGATCAGCAAGTCGTAACTCGCATAAGGCGTTTCATTCAGAGAGCCCGGTGTGTATTTCATGTAGCGGTCATAGATGGCTGGCTCAAAGCAGCTGCCATAGATGAACAGCCAACGGACGTAGGCGCCACGATCCGGGTCAGTCAGGGCCGGGGCAATACCGGCCTGCGGGAAAAGGTCTGCGAGGTAGAGATAAATCGCACCCTGTTCTGTGATCAGCGTATCGCCGGCGCGCACCGCCGGCACCTTGCCGAGCGGGTTGATGGTCAAATATTCCGGCCGTCTTTGTTCGCCTGCCTTCATGTTCAGGACGTGCAGCTCATAAGGCACGTTCAACTCTTCCAGCAAGATGCGGGCGCCGGTGGCACGTGTCTGCGGTGAATAGAAGAGTGTGATTTCGTGGTTTGTCGTCATCTGTCGTCTCCCGTGCTGATTAATCTCGCGATTTCGCGATGACGAGAGATTGCGCTTCCATACCTGTCAGATCATGTCAGGTTGGTTTAGCAATAGATCGAGAAACAGGAATTTCTTCGATGCGTGCGAGCCGGCTGATCAACATCCTCACCACTCTTCAGGCGAAGGGGTTGGTGACGGCTGAGGCGTTGGCTGAGGAGAATGATGTCTCGGTACGAACGATCTATCGGGACATCGATGCGCTTTCGCTCTCAGGCGTGCCAGTCTACAGTGAGCGAGGCTCAGATGGCGGATATCGTCTTCTTGACGGTTACCGCGTGCGCCTCAATGGGCTGACACCTTCCGAGGCGGAGGCCATGTTTCTGTCGGGTATTCCGGGCGCTGCCGCTGATCTCGGCTTGGGAGCGCTCATGGCTGGAGCACAGAAGAAACTCACCGCCGCCTTGCCGGAGGATTTGCGCGAAAGTGCGCGACGCTTGCAGACGAAATTCTATCTCGACGCGCCGACTTGGCTCGCCGAAGGAGAGCAGCCGCATTATTTGCAAGCCATCGCCGGTGCCGTCTGGAGTTCCAAGCGCATCCGCATCCGTTATCGATCATGGACAGGCGAAAAGACCCGGGTCGCAGAACCGCTAGGGATCGTCATGAAGGGCGGCGCCTGGTACGTGGTCGCGCGTGTTGACAACACGAACCGCACGTATCGTATATCTCGCGTCCTCGACCTCATCGTTACCGACGAAGGTTTTGACTGGCCGAGGGGCTTCGACCTGGCCGCCTACTGGAACGAGAACACGAGAAGGCTCGAGCTCGATCTTTATCCGCACTGGGCGACGATACGAATTTCACCCTATGGATTGAAAGAACTCGAGCATACCGCGCCACCTTACGT is a genomic window containing:
- the speB gene encoding agmatinase, with translation MAKKTIDHAFTAPSLTSAASDPTHAGVLSFMRRRYSKNLEDASTVVWGVPFDAATSNRPGARFGPQAIRRASAIFDNDPQYPFGRDLFETMPTIDYGDCLLDYGNHWQTPETIEQEARKIIADSDYLLTLGGDHFITWPLLKAHVAKHGPLALVQFDAHQDTWFDDGKRIDHGSFVVRAVRDGLIDPDRSIQIGIRTHAPEDCGIKILYGYEVEEMRASDIASLIVKHTGGLPAYLTFDIDCLDPAFAPGTGTPVAGGPSSAKILSVLRGLGELDIRGSDVVEVAPAYDHADITAIAGATVAMYMLGLRAERLAIST
- a CDS encoding acyltransferase family protein; protein product: MNYRPEIDGLRALGLLAVIFAHAGFAAFDGGYIGVDIFFVISGYLITKVILHEYAEGRFSIGRFYARRVRRILPALFFVLLCTIPFAWMWLLPDAYEQFSKSLMAATLSLSNIYFLRNTGYFSPETAEVPLIHTWSLGLEEQFYLLFPLLFLFRLKVRTIFSVVLALALGSLLLSEAGARFFPVANYYLLPTRVWEILLGSVCAFHVFGKDRRTSDVIAAAGLLLVILSIFLFDSSLNIPSLVALLPTGGTALVLLFASQTSIVGRILAFSPLVWLGRISFSAYLWHQPVFALWRIRSPEPPSTIVMCGLIGLVLLLSALSWYFVEQPCRGHRVRFAKIAWTACALAVGLVGFGAWGDVKEGLPSRLPSNVREFVGRTTWNDNCLFQKEDGLPALPSMECMFNISSGRTIAVWGDSIGASISPALQEEFKRRNIGLVQLTHGFCAPILGVSVARDEGAANCEEFNRRALDYLAASNVETVILSASWSSFLAAPYMQIDSVEYPNEAIPLQAVSDNLRETVQRLEATGKQVVVIYPGPRFEKPLVDVMALRMLQGDPAPSFELSKADLEVNTSRAYQVLNSGLPEDVSKVLPEQLFCDPTSKGGCYFGLEGVAYIADRGHYTRAGAERIAAAVADELFGADGITGSIPLPLN
- the rpsI gene encoding 30S ribosomal protein S9, coding for MADLSSLKDLAPASEASAPVHVRKVDTLGRSYATGKRKNAVARVWVKAGSGKIIINGRDFTAYFARPVLQMILQQPIVAAARTGQFDIIATVAGGGLSGQAGAVRHGLSKALTYFEPGLRSVLKKGGFLTRDSRVVERKKYGKAKARRSFQFSKR
- the rplM gene encoding 50S ribosomal protein L13, whose protein sequence is MSTFVQKPAEVEKKWVIIDAEGLVVGRLATLVATRLRGKHKATYTPHVDDGDNVIIINAEKVVFTGKKYSDKKYYWHTGYPGGIKERTARQIIEGRFPERVVEKAVERMIPRGPLGRRQMKNLRVYAGSNHPHEAQQPVALDVASLNKKNVRSA
- a CDS encoding DMT family transporter, whose translation is MSLNVLLLVLLGALLHASWNALVKSGSDKALDASLIAAGAAICCVPFLPFLPLPGLVALPFLFASAFLQFAYFRLVAAAYTVGDIGLVYPVMRGVAPLIVAASSSLFLDERLSTAAFAGIAVISGGILTLAFEARRGGRQAILLALANAVVIAGYTFVDGVGARTSGNAISYTLWMSLLPPVLLFSYAFYQRGYLPVVQHVKRHWWRGLAGGGGSILSYGLALWAMTQAPVAVVAALRETSILFAILISVFLLKEKASIWRYVAGGIIAAGVLIMRLG
- a CDS encoding CoA-binding protein, with the protein product MDHDNYADEDIRRILTDTKTIALVGASPNSARPSHGVMSFLLSKGYKVFPVNPGQEGKDILGQKVYAKLADIPEPVDMVDVFRASEYLSSVMEEVIHMSPRPKVVWAQLGVKDHDAAAKGEHYGVEVIMDRCPAIEHPRLNIER
- a CDS encoding O-acetylhomoserine aminocarboxypropyltransferase, with protein sequence MSDHTPGFSTLAIHAGAQPDPTTGARATPIYQTTAYAFRDSDHAAALFGLKEFGNIYTRIMNPTQAVLEERVAALEGGTAALAVASGHAAQLLVFHTLLQSGDNFVAARQLYGGSINQFGHSFQNFGWQVRWADAADPANFEAQIDERTKAIFIESLANPGGTFVDIAAIAEVAHKHGLPLIVDNTMASPYLIRPIEHGADIVVHSLTKFLGGHGNSMGGIIVDGGTFDWSASDKFPALSQPRPEYSGVVLHQTFGNFAFAIATRVLGLRDLGPSISPFNAFLILTGIETLPLRVQRHSDNALAVARWLKAHSKIGWVHYAGLEESDNHALQQRYSPKGAGSVFTFGVKGGYQAGKSLVEGLQLFSHLANIGDTRSLVIHPASTTHAQLTPEQQVAAGAGPDVVRLSIGIEDVKDIIADLEQSLAKI
- a CDS encoding cupin domain-containing protein gives rise to the protein MALTLNFQPDGDLSNIQPEEGAPAPDRLIAGDPKFTSWNLEEAEGGIYAGIWQATPGKWRVEYDEWEYFNILEGHSILTEDGGQPVHLKAGDRQIIRPGFKGTWEVVETTRKDYVVRL
- a CDS encoding glutathione S-transferase family protein, which codes for MTTNHEITLFYSPQTRATGARILLEELNVPYELHVLNMKAGEQRRPEYLTINPLGKVPAVRAGDTLITEQGAIYLYLADLFPQAGIAPALTDPDRGAYVRWLFIYGSCFEPAIYDRYMKYTPGSLNETPYASYDLLIDMLEAQLEKEPYLLGERFTAADLLWGIALTWTTMFGLVEARPAFQRYMGRIGARRSVQTVNAEDATMATEHEAAAAALSKSIS
- a CDS encoding helix-turn-helix transcriptional regulator, translating into MRASRLINILTTLQAKGLVTAEALAEENDVSVRTIYRDIDALSLSGVPVYSERGSDGGYRLLDGYRVRLNGLTPSEAEAMFLSGIPGAAADLGLGALMAGAQKKLTAALPEDLRESARRLQTKFYLDAPTWLAEGEQPHYLQAIAGAVWSSKRIRIRYRSWTGEKTRVAEPLGIVMKGGAWYVVARVDNTNRTYRISRVLDLIVTDEGFDWPRGFDLAAYWNENTRRLELDLYPHWATIRISPYGLKELEHTAPPYVRANFSFVGEADEAGWQTVRLPVAQTRMAVHEMLKLGPEVEVIDPPELRRSMRHAIETLMSRYAQGADDVTT